A single Danio aesculapii chromosome 19, fDanAes4.1, whole genome shotgun sequence DNA region contains:
- the rps18 gene encoding 40S ribosomal protein S18: protein MSLVIPEKFQHILRVLNTNIDGRRKIAFAITAIKGVGRRYAHVVLRKADIDLNKRAGELTEDEVERVVTIMQNPRQYKIPDWFLNRQKDIKDGKYSQVLANGLDNKLREDLERLKKIRAHRGLRHFWGLRVRGQHTKTTGRRGRTVGVSKKK, encoded by the exons ATG tccCTCGTCATCCCAGAGAAGTTCCAGCACATTCTTCGTGTCCTCAACACGAACATTGATGGAAGACGTAAAATCGCATTTGCCATCACTGCTATTAAG GGTGTTGGAAGGCGATATGCCCATGTGGTCCTGAGGAAAGCTGATATTGATCTAAATAAGAGGGCTGGAGAACTCACTGAGGATGAG GTTGAAAGGGTGGTGACAATTATGCAGAACCCTCGCCAGTACAAAATCCCAGACTGGTTCCTGAACAGACAGAAGGACATTAAAGATGGGAAATACAGCCAG GTCCTTGCTAATGGTCTGGACAATAAACTGAGAGAAGATCTGGAGAGGCTGAAGAAGATCAGGGCTCACCGTGGTCTCCGTCACTTCTGGGG TCTCCGTGTGCGTGGTCAGCACACCAAAACAACTGGTCGTCGCGGTCGCACTGTGGGTGTGTCCAAGAAGaagtaa